The Candidatus Woesearchaeota archaeon sequence AGCAAGGCCATGAGCATCCTGCCATGCACAGCCATGGGAGATGATTGGATACCCAAGCAAGCGCAAATTTTATATTGTTGGCAAAACAAGGTTTCTGGATGCTTTATATTGAAAAAAAATTCGAGTACGAGTTTGGGAAACGAAAACTGCTCATAACCTTTGACAGTGGCATGTACGGATTCATCTCCGGCATTATTGAACCAACCAACTTTCTTGAGTTCCTTCACGCTGCCTGGAGGAAATGCAAAGCTGCTGGCATGTTCCCCGCAATGGAATTTATGATAAGACGGAAAAGAAAAACGTTTATTGGCCGCGGCTCAAAAGCCGACATGAAGCCCAGTGAAACGTTCCGCGGAATTTACAGGATTTACCTTTACCCTGAGTCCATTTTTCCACTTGAGCAAAATCCAGGATTTGCATGGGCAGTTTCAAGCACACTCAACAAGTTGAGCCGATTCAAGGCCATTGGCGCATTGCTAAGGAAAACAGTGGAGCATGAAATTGCGCATGTGAAGCATTATGCGACGGGCAAGGCCGTGAGGGCAAGAATTCTTGTGCTGGACCGGCAACGGGAAAAAATGAACAAATTCCACGAGCATCTAAATCAGCTTGCTTACAGTGGCACGGGGATATCTTGGAAGCAATCTGGATTGGCTGATGAATTCATATCCTTGAGGATGGATTTGTTTTTCTTCATTGAAAATTTTCAAGCCGAGGGCATTGCCATGTATGCAGAGCTCTGCGTTGAAAAAAGCTCATTTGACATGTACTCAGAAGTGAAAAAGACATATCGCAAAGGCAAAAGATACGTTAAGTCCCTGAAGCTTCGCTTTGAGCCAACCAGTTCCCTTACAGAAGACAGGAAATTCATTCAGGAAATCAAGGAAGGCAGGTCAAGGAGCGCCCCCTACAGAATAGGCCTGCACATGGTTCTGGCAGTCATGCAGCATTTCCGCCTGGACATCGACAGAATAATGCAGCTTTCACCAATTGCATTCATAAAACACTATGAAACTGCTGCCATGGCATTGGATTTGAAGCCATTGGTCAGCGTCAATGGCGGGGCCGGGATTTTTGATTATGCAGAGACTCTCAGGAAAATCATGAAATATTACAAGTCACAGGGCCTGGATGATGTTTATGAGGTATACAGGAAATGGAAACTGGATGACGGATTATCCTGACTCCTTGCTAAATCTTTTTAATGCCATAACAGATTCACCTTATCATGTGCGGCCTTATTGGGATATTCAACATTGAGAATGCAGCTGGCCTGGCAGCCAAAGCCCTGGAAGCCATAAGGAACAGGGGCACAGAGGCCTATGGCATTGCAACAGAGTCATGGATTGAAGTGAAAAAAAGGCCCGAGGACCTTGTCCCTATCAAATCCAGGAACGCAGTTGCCCACTGCCTGCATTCTGTTGTCTCCTATCTCCCCCAGCCACTGAAAGGCAAGGGAATTCTCATTGCCAATTGCGAGATTTACAATTGGAGGGAACTTTCGGCAAGGCACAGGATAAATGCCCAAAACGATGCAGACCTGCTCCTCCAGATGCTTGACAAGCTTGGCGTCGCCAAAACTGTGCCAGAGATTGACGGGGTATTTGCATTCGCATACTGGCGGAATGGCAAGGTCATCCTGGCGCGGGACATTATAGGTGAAAAGCCATTGTGGTACCATTTTGGGGATTCATTCTCATTTTGCTCTGAGAAAAAGGCCCTGGAAAGCCTTGGCTTCTTGGCTTGCTTTGAGCTGAACCCAAGGCAAATCCTGACATATGACATCGGGCAAAACAGAATCTCATTTGCACAGCGAAAATTCTTTTCAATCAAGCCTGAGTCAAGGCTCAAGCCTGGCCGGATTGAAAAAGAAGTCTGCGGGCTGCTGATTAATTCTGTGGCCAAGAGGCTGCCTGACAAGAAATTCGGGCTGCTTTTTTCAGGCGGGGTTGATTCCTCGGCAATTGCGCAAATCCTGAAAAGCCTTGGCATGGACTTTACATGCTATCTGGCAGTCCTGGACGAGCCGGGCCTGAAAACAGGAGATGACCTTGCGTCAGCAGAATATGCTGCCAAGAAAATTGGGCTCAGGCTAAAGGTCAGGCGCCTTTCACTTGATGATGTGCAAAAATACCTTAAAAAAGTTGTTCCGCTGATTGAGGACACCAATGTGACAAAAGCCGGAGTGGCTGTAACTTTTTTCGCAGCCTGTGAAATGGCAAAGGCAGATGGCATCAAGGTCATTTTTTCCGGATTAGGAAGCGAGGAAATATTTGCAGGCTATGACAGGCACAGGAAAAGCCAGAATGTGAACAATGAATGCCTTTCCGGGCTCCTCAAAATGTATGAACGGGACACTTACAGGGATGATGTCATAACCATGGCCAACAGCCTTGAGCTGAGGCTGCCGTTCCTTGACAAAAGGCTGGTTGAATATTCATTGAAGATTCCCGGCCATCTTAAGCTGAATGAGCAGGCGAACAAGATAATTCTGAGAAGAGCGATGATCAGCCTGGGAATGCCGCAGGAAATCGCTTCCAGGAAAAAAAGGGCTGCCCAGTACGGCAGCAGGGTTGATTCCGCAATTGAAAAGCTGGCAAGGAGAAACAGAATAAAGACAAAATCAGAATACCTCCGGCAATTCTATCCACAGAAAAACCTCAGGCTGGGAGTCCTGTTTTCCTCGGGCAAGGACAGCTGCTTTGCAATGCATACAATGCAGAAGCAAAATTATGGAATTTCCTGCCTTATTACAATGAAAAGCGAAAACAAGGATTCATACATGTTCCACACGCCGAATGTGCACATGGCAAGAATGCAGGCAGAGGCAATTGGGCTTCCACTGGTCGAGACGGTGACCTATGGAGAAAAAGAGGCTGAGCTTGAGGACCTTGAAAAAGCGCTTAAAATTGCGCAAAAAAACCATGCCATAGAAGGGGTTGTCACAGGCGCATTGTTCTCCAATTACCAGCGGGAAAGGATTGAGAGGGTGGCTGATTCGCTGGGGCTGAAGATTTTTTCGCCATTATGGCACATGGACCAGGAACTGGAAATGGGCGTCCTGCTGGATGCAGGATTCAAGTTCATATTCAGCAGCGTCGCCGCATTTGGCCTGGACAAGTCTTGGCTCGGCAGGGAAATAGGCCATAAGGACATCAAGAGGCTCGTGGAACTGAACAAAAGGACAGGCCTGAACATCGCCGGAGAAGGGGGAGAATTCGAGTCACTTGTCCTGGACGGCCCGATGTTTCGCAAGGCAATCCAGGTAACCGATTCTGAAATAATTGTGGAAGGGGAGCACAATGCCAGATTTATCGTGAAGGATGCTGTGCTGGCTGAGAAATAGCATGGCCTGGCCTTTCAGGCTGGTCAAACATGAACATCCTCTGAAGGGCAAAAACAAGCTGCTCGCTGGTGAGGCTGCGGGGCAAGGTCTTTGCGGCAAGGCTGGCTATTGCGGGTGACAAATCCTGGAGCGCATGGATTTTAATATCCACTTTGCCTCCATATTTGGGGTCCGGGAAATTCATTTCTGCTGTAACGCCATATGGCAAAATCAATTCGAAATCAGCATCGCCAAAATACCCGTTCTTAGACGGGTCCCATCCCATCTCAGCTATCTTGTCAAGCGGATGGTGGCTTTTTACCTTTCGCCGCCAGTATCCGCCTTCATCCTCAAGCACAGTGTAGCTCAGGCCAGGCCTTCTGTCCCTGTCATACTTTTCCATGGCGTCTCCAAGCCACTGGTGCTCGTAAATCAGTCCAACGCTCATCTCTGAGGGCTCCAGGCTGCGCACCTCATTTGCAAATGCAAGCAACTGCTGCAGCATTCCCTGCTTTTCCCTATTTTCAGCTTCCCATTCTAAAATAACCAGTTTTTGGCCAGGCCCTCTCCAGGCATTAATCAGGACTGCCTGGTCCCCGGGAGAATCTGCATATCTTCCGCTGGAAATCCTGACATCTTCGGCACTGCCTGGCCTGCTGTTGTAGAAGGTCATAAGATAAATCCCATTGTCGATATCCCTTTCCCACCTGGCAATTTCATTGCTATGGTCAGTCACTATTGGCATTTTGCCTTGTTAAATCCCGATATTATTATAGCTTTGCATGAGAAATTGGAAGATTTTACTGAGAATCAGCAAACATTCGTACCAATGCCCAGCGCCTTTCTTCCCAGGATAATCAGCTCATTGGATTTCTCCTCTGATTTTGAGTCTGCTATTATTCTTACGACGCCAGGCTCTGTCTTTGAGTCCCTGAACCATATCCATGAAGAATCATCGGCCCACACTTTTATTCCGCCTGTCTCGTCGCCGGTTTCTGTAACCTTGTAGCCCTTGAAATATTCCCTTATTGAATGTTTCAGGTCCTGCATCCGCTCCTTTGACAGCAGGGCCTTTGTCTGCAGGGTATAGTATTGCGGCAACTTTTCAATTATCTTTGACAGGCTTTTCTTTCCTGTTGCCATTATGCCCAATAGCATGGCCATGCCAAGAATGCCGTCCCTGGATGTCGACGGCGGCACAATCCCGCCTGAGGAGCTTCCCTCCCCTCCGAGGCAGGCCTTTCTTTTTTTCATC is a genomic window containing:
- a CDS encoding diphthine--ammonia ligase codes for the protein MCGLIGIFNIENAAGLAAKALEAIRNRGTEAYGIATESWIEVKKRPEDLVPIKSRNAVAHCLHSVVSYLPQPLKGKGILIANCEIYNWRELSARHRINAQNDADLLLQMLDKLGVAKTVPEIDGVFAFAYWRNGKVILARDIIGEKPLWYHFGDSFSFCSEKKALESLGFLACFELNPRQILTYDIGQNRISFAQRKFFSIKPESRLKPGRIEKEVCGLLINSVAKRLPDKKFGLLFSGGVDSSAIAQILKSLGMDFTCYLAVLDEPGLKTGDDLASAEYAAKKIGLRLKVRRLSLDDVQKYLKKVVPLIEDTNVTKAGVAVTFFAACEMAKADGIKVIFSGLGSEEIFAGYDRHRKSQNVNNECLSGLLKMYERDTYRDDVITMANSLELRLPFLDKRLVEYSLKIPGHLKLNEQANKIILRRAMISLGMPQEIASRKKRAAQYGSRVDSAIEKLARRNRIKTKSEYLRQFYPQKNLRLGVLFSSGKDSCFAMHTMQKQNYGISCLITMKSENKDSYMFHTPNVHMARMQAEAIGLPLVETVTYGEKEAELEDLEKALKIAQKNHAIEGVVTGALFSNYQRERIERVADSLGLKIFSPLWHMDQELEMGVLLDAGFKFIFSSVAAFGLDKSWLGREIGHKDIKRLVELNKRTGLNIAGEGGEFESLVLDGPMFRKAIQVTDSEIIVEGEHNARFIVKDAVLAEK